Proteins from a single region of Sphaerochaeta globosa str. Buddy:
- a CDS encoding peptidoglycan DD-metalloendopeptidase family protein yields the protein MKSTFVMATAIAFCLLLSPFSCKGEPEVWTIGPDPADSWFDKNLPEATGSPVFTVLPISEQDLQKIYPLGMIGSHTFPTDHIYLAHTASTPVSVYAPSAGRILYIEQPEESSSDYNDNSIRVAISKDFTYVLGHIMADDSLYVGQEIQAGQLLGTTVSGSSLDLLVLDRAKGNLLENEKYPMTMPFAQNPIEYFTSQLQQCMTALRIPPVPNFADLTVNSQSAHDPSLDVEHAQSFEHDATRDIPTEFMIHYQSLSPTYTADSASFEYDLQGKLQGNWFIPGNTAGQWDEGIAFVYDPWYPTQMRISCNFGVDGDTYGRYAVHPSLQSGLISFSEISAGQTATYVLYAIDQVNWHGVPIAVDTNKKGLVKILMVDERTIKVEFFSDTSDTNPSFSSAARFYYR from the coding sequence ATGAAATCTACGTTCGTGATGGCGACCGCTATTGCCTTCTGTCTCCTACTCTCTCCTTTTTCCTGCAAAGGGGAGCCGGAGGTTTGGACTATCGGACCCGATCCCGCAGATAGTTGGTTCGACAAGAACCTTCCAGAGGCAACAGGAAGTCCAGTATTTACCGTATTGCCCATTTCAGAACAAGACCTTCAAAAAATCTATCCATTGGGTATGATAGGTTCGCATACCTTTCCTACCGATCACATATACCTAGCACATACTGCATCTACTCCAGTTTCAGTGTATGCCCCGTCTGCAGGGAGAATCCTGTACATTGAACAACCTGAGGAGTCGAGTTCAGACTATAACGACAACAGCATTCGTGTGGCCATTTCCAAAGATTTCACCTATGTGCTGGGGCATATCATGGCTGATGATTCTTTGTATGTCGGTCAAGAAATCCAAGCCGGGCAGCTATTGGGGACAACAGTAAGCGGAAGCAGCCTTGACCTGCTTGTGCTGGACAGGGCCAAAGGCAACTTACTTGAGAATGAGAAATACCCGATGACAATGCCCTTTGCACAGAATCCAATTGAATACTTTACCTCGCAATTGCAGCAATGCATGACAGCTTTGAGGATTCCCCCCGTTCCCAACTTTGCAGACCTCACCGTCAACTCACAATCTGCCCATGATCCTTCACTGGATGTTGAGCATGCCCAATCGTTCGAGCATGATGCTACGCGGGACATACCCACAGAGTTCATGATCCACTATCAGTCTCTCAGCCCAACCTATACAGCAGATTCTGCTTCATTCGAGTATGATTTACAGGGCAAATTGCAGGGTAATTGGTTCATTCCCGGCAACACTGCCGGACAATGGGACGAAGGTATCGCCTTTGTCTATGATCCTTGGTATCCCACCCAGATGAGGATAAGCTGCAATTTTGGAGTTGATGGAGATACCTATGGCCGCTATGCCGTACACCCATCACTCCAATCCGGACTGATTTCCTTTTCCGAAATATCTGCCGGGCAAACCGCTACCTATGTACTGTATGCAATAGATCAGGTTAACTGGCATGGTGTTCCAATTGCTGTCGACACCAATAAAAAGGGACTTGTGAAAATCCTAATGGTGGATGAACGAACCATCAAAGTGGAGTTCTTCTCCGATACCTCCGACACCAACCCATCCTTCAGCTCTGCAGCCAGATTCTATTACCGCTGA
- the dnaX gene encoding DNA polymerase III subunit gamma/tau, translating into MAYEVTATRKRPQIFDNLVGQEFVVSTIKHAIEQGRIAHAYLFSGPRGVGKTSSARILARALNCEQGPTATPCGVCSNCKEITQGNNVDVIEIDGASNTSVNDIRQIKDEVLFPPQASKYKIYIIDEVHMLSTSAFNALLKTIEEPPAYIIFIFATTELQKVPATIRSRCQQFHFQLIDLDLIKSCLSEAAKEMEVAADEDALFWIAKESTGSMRDAYTLFDQVVSFSQGHITMEKISSKLGLVGIDQIVAIVSQLLENKTQQALRSVQDLLFAGVSVEQCIKDFTQFFRSLLFIKAGVVEDAVLGIQCDRIPLSLRNAYTTEQLEAALELFLKLYRDIRYSLNPRFELELAISRLAGLPLIASPTALVRKIAQLREELLSGSVKLPARKAEAQPESIAVQPVIEPRHKVEASPSVAAIPTAPPVAPPIPEKKEAAARQFTKQDLPLLVSKLSSAPLLSQVVQAVAEVRNEGGSLYLTFSTSFCQNKAQEHENKFRDLIAEITGFKGPVHFLCAEEVKQEAPTVEDPILSKIASVFRGEIKHQ; encoded by the coding sequence ATGGCATATGAAGTAACAGCTACCAGGAAACGTCCCCAGATTTTCGATAATCTTGTGGGTCAGGAATTCGTGGTATCCACCATCAAACATGCAATCGAACAGGGAAGGATCGCCCATGCCTACCTGTTCAGTGGACCTAGGGGGGTTGGAAAGACTTCCTCCGCACGAATTCTGGCGCGGGCGCTGAACTGCGAGCAAGGCCCGACAGCAACTCCCTGCGGAGTCTGTTCCAATTGCAAGGAGATTACCCAGGGCAACAACGTCGACGTCATTGAGATCGACGGCGCAAGCAATACCAGTGTGAACGACATCCGTCAGATAAAGGATGAGGTTCTTTTTCCTCCCCAGGCAAGCAAGTATAAAATTTATATCATCGATGAGGTACACATGCTCTCCACCAGTGCATTCAATGCGTTGCTGAAGACCATTGAGGAACCTCCTGCCTATATCATTTTCATTTTTGCCACCACTGAATTGCAAAAGGTACCGGCAACCATCCGCTCACGCTGCCAGCAGTTTCATTTCCAGCTTATCGACCTTGACCTCATTAAAAGTTGTCTTTCTGAAGCAGCTAAGGAAATGGAAGTGGCTGCCGATGAAGATGCACTTTTCTGGATCGCCAAGGAGTCAACAGGCTCCATGCGTGATGCCTACACACTCTTCGACCAGGTAGTATCCTTCTCGCAAGGCCATATCACCATGGAGAAGATCAGCAGCAAGCTTGGTTTGGTCGGCATCGACCAGATTGTCGCCATTGTCAGTCAACTTTTAGAGAACAAGACACAGCAGGCACTTCGATCGGTCCAGGACCTTCTGTTTGCAGGCGTTTCGGTCGAGCAATGCATCAAGGATTTTACCCAGTTCTTCAGAAGCCTGCTTTTCATCAAGGCTGGCGTGGTCGAGGATGCGGTTCTGGGCATCCAGTGTGACAGGATTCCCCTCTCCCTTCGTAATGCGTATACCACAGAACAGCTGGAAGCTGCCTTGGAGCTATTTCTCAAGCTCTATCGTGACATCCGCTACTCCCTCAACCCCCGATTCGAGCTGGAGCTTGCCATCTCACGCCTGGCTGGTCTTCCCCTCATTGCCAGCCCGACCGCCTTAGTCAGAAAAATCGCACAGCTGCGTGAAGAGTTGCTCAGCGGTAGTGTGAAACTGCCCGCACGCAAGGCGGAGGCCCAACCGGAAAGCATCGCTGTCCAGCCCGTCATCGAACCCAGGCATAAGGTTGAAGCGTCGCCCAGTGTTGCAGCCATACCCACTGCCCCTCCGGTTGCTCCCCCTATCCCTGAGAAGAAGGAAGCAGCAGCAAGACAGTTCACCAAGCAAGACTTACCGTTGTTGGTAAGCAAGTTATCCAGTGCACCGCTGCTCTCCCAAGTCGTACAGGCTGTAGCCGAAGTTCGCAACGAAGGCGGCTCTTTGTACCTTACATTCTCCACCTCGTTCTGTCAGAACAAAGCACAGGAGCATGAAAACAAATTTCGAGACCTCATCGCTGAAATAACGGGTTTCAAAGGACCTGTACACTTTTTATGTGCTGAGGAAGTAAAACAAGAAGCACCTACAGTCGAAGATCCGATACTATCAAAAATTGCTTCGGTCTTCCGTGGGGAAATCAAACATCAATAA